One window from the genome of Roseisolibacter agri encodes:
- a CDS encoding DsbA family protein: MKQARGKQSRRGFYLTLLLVGVAGVAGILWATQRSKTAAVVTVPTPAANLAAAPGYVKGSPTAPVEIVEYADFECPGCGQFATVTEPDVMKRLVETGQARYRVYLFPVNASHRNSPAASLAAACADDQGKFWEMHDRIFAGQNDWNSFATDDPKSIFAGYAKEIGADAATWEQCYDGRKHVDRIAAHAKAAETAQIRSTPSFVIGDKMVAGAQPFDVIKAMVDSARATAAAAPVTPANAGDTARRTPVAAP, encoded by the coding sequence CGGCGTCGCCGGCATCCTCTGGGCGACGCAGCGCTCCAAGACCGCCGCCGTCGTCACCGTCCCGACGCCCGCCGCGAACCTCGCGGCCGCGCCGGGCTACGTGAAGGGCAGCCCCACCGCGCCGGTGGAGATCGTGGAGTACGCGGACTTCGAGTGCCCGGGGTGCGGCCAGTTCGCTACGGTCACCGAGCCGGACGTGATGAAGCGGCTGGTCGAGACGGGGCAGGCGCGCTACCGCGTCTACCTCTTCCCGGTGAACGCGTCGCACCGCAACAGCCCCGCGGCCTCGCTGGCCGCCGCCTGCGCGGACGACCAGGGGAAGTTCTGGGAGATGCACGACCGCATCTTCGCGGGCCAGAACGACTGGAACTCGTTCGCGACGGACGACCCGAAGTCGATCTTCGCCGGCTACGCGAAGGAGATCGGCGCGGACGCCGCGACGTGGGAGCAGTGCTACGACGGCCGCAAGCACGTCGACCGCATCGCGGCGCATGCGAAGGCGGCCGAGACGGCGCAGATCCGCTCGACGCCATCGTTCGTGATCGGGGACAAGATGGTCGCGGGCGCGCAGCCCTTCGACGTCATCAAGGCGATGGTGGACTCGGCCCGCGCCACCGCGGCCGCCGCGCCCGTGACGCCGGCCAACGCCGGCGACACCGCCAGGCGCACGCCGGTCGCGGCGCCCTGA
- the acs gene encoding acetate--CoA ligase, with protein MSDLDVLLREERSFPPPESFRRDALVGDDALHREGAADPDAFWARMARELTWIKPFTRTLDWTPPHAQWFADGTLNASVNCLDRHVEGPRRNKAALIFEGEPGDQRTLTYWDLYRKVNQFALVLDRLGVKKGDRVAIYLPMIPEAVIAMLACARVGAIHSVVFGGFSPESLRDRINDSQCKVLITADGSYRRGQVIPLKRNADKALAECPSIEHVVVVQRRAGAPGDAAFTEIKEGRDHWWHRLMREARNADGGFYRAPEEMSAEDLLFVLYTSGTTGKPKGIVHSTGGYLTAAAATTKYVFDLKEEDVYWCTADIGWVTGHSYIVYGPLANGATCVLYEGAPDWPEKDRFWAICERYGVTIFYTAPTAIRAFMKWGPEFPARYDLSRLRLLGSVGEPINPEAWMWYHEHIGHGRCPIVDTWWQTETGAIMITPLPGATATKPGSATVPFPGVSAALLDSAGQEIEVGGGLLALTRPWPSMLRTIWGDDQRFVDTYFSKWPGRPDLYFAGDGAKRDEDGYYWILGRVDDVLNVAGHRIGTMEVESALVDHPAVAEAAVVGKAHELKGQAIAAFVTLRAGHAPSGALRDELRDHVAEKIGPIARPDDILFSADLPKTRSGKIMRRLLRDIAEGRALGDTTTLADPGVVASLKDQYEAQES; from the coding sequence ATGAGCGATCTCGACGTCCTCCTCCGCGAGGAGCGCTCCTTCCCGCCCCCCGAGTCCTTCCGCCGGGACGCGCTCGTCGGCGACGACGCGCTGCACCGCGAGGGCGCGGCCGACCCCGACGCCTTCTGGGCCCGGATGGCGCGCGAGCTGACGTGGATCAAGCCGTTCACGCGCACGCTCGACTGGACGCCGCCGCACGCGCAGTGGTTCGCCGACGGCACGCTGAACGCGAGCGTCAACTGCCTCGACCGGCACGTCGAGGGGCCGCGGCGCAACAAGGCGGCGCTGATCTTCGAGGGCGAGCCGGGCGACCAGCGCACGCTGACCTACTGGGACCTCTACCGGAAGGTCAACCAGTTCGCGCTCGTGCTCGACCGGCTGGGCGTGAAGAAGGGCGACCGCGTCGCGATCTACCTGCCGATGATCCCCGAGGCGGTGATCGCGATGCTCGCGTGCGCGCGCGTGGGCGCGATCCACTCGGTCGTCTTCGGCGGGTTCAGCCCGGAGTCGCTGCGCGACCGCATCAACGACTCGCAGTGCAAGGTGCTGATCACGGCCGACGGCTCCTACCGCCGCGGCCAGGTGATCCCGCTCAAGCGCAACGCCGACAAGGCGCTCGCCGAGTGCCCGTCGATCGAGCACGTGGTCGTCGTGCAGCGGCGCGCCGGCGCGCCGGGCGACGCGGCGTTCACCGAGATCAAGGAGGGGCGCGACCACTGGTGGCACCGCCTCATGCGCGAGGCGCGCAACGCCGACGGCGGCTTCTACCGCGCGCCCGAGGAGATGAGCGCCGAGGACCTGCTCTTCGTCCTCTACACGTCGGGCACGACGGGAAAGCCGAAGGGGATCGTGCACTCGACGGGCGGCTACCTCACCGCCGCGGCGGCGACGACGAAGTACGTCTTCGACCTCAAGGAGGAGGACGTCTACTGGTGCACGGCGGACATCGGCTGGGTCACCGGGCACTCGTACATCGTGTACGGGCCGCTGGCGAACGGCGCGACCTGCGTGCTCTACGAGGGCGCGCCCGACTGGCCGGAGAAGGACCGCTTCTGGGCGATCTGCGAGCGCTACGGCGTCACCATCTTCTACACGGCGCCGACGGCGATCCGCGCGTTCATGAAGTGGGGCCCCGAGTTCCCCGCGCGCTACGACCTGTCGCGCCTGCGCCTCCTCGGCTCCGTGGGCGAGCCGATCAACCCCGAGGCGTGGATGTGGTACCACGAGCACATCGGCCACGGACGCTGCCCGATCGTGGACACGTGGTGGCAGACCGAGACGGGCGCGATCATGATCACGCCGCTGCCGGGCGCCACGGCCACCAAGCCCGGCTCCGCGACGGTCCCCTTCCCCGGTGTCTCGGCCGCGCTGCTGGACTCGGCCGGCCAGGAGATCGAGGTGGGCGGCGGCCTGCTCGCGCTCACGCGCCCGTGGCCGTCGATGCTGCGCACCATCTGGGGCGACGATCAGCGCTTCGTCGACACCTACTTCTCGAAGTGGCCGGGGCGCCCGGACCTCTACTTCGCGGGCGACGGCGCCAAGCGCGACGAGGACGGCTACTACTGGATCCTCGGGCGCGTGGACGACGTGCTGAACGTCGCCGGCCACCGCATCGGCACGATGGAGGTCGAGAGCGCGCTCGTGGACCATCCGGCGGTCGCGGAGGCCGCCGTGGTGGGCAAGGCGCACGAGCTGAAGGGCCAGGCGATCGCGGCCTTCGTCACGCTGCGGGCCGGGCACGCGCCCAGCGGCGCGCTGCGCGACGAGCTGCGCGACCACGTGGCCGAGAAGATCGGCCCGATCGCGCGACCGGACGACATCCTGTTCAGCGCCGACCTCCCGAAGACACGCTCGGGCAAGATCATGCGCCGCCTGCTGCGCGACATCGCCGAGGGGCGCGCGCTGGGCGACACGACGACGCTGGCCGACCCGGGCGTGGTGGCGTCGCTGAAGGACCAGTACGAGGCGCAGGAGAGCTGA
- a CDS encoding MFS transporter, which translates to MRGVIFASSLGTVFEWYDFYLYGSLAAIISKQFFSGVNPTAAFIFALMAFAAGFAVRPFGALVFGRLGDLVGRKYTFLVTILIMGLSTFVVGVLPSYASIGILAPVILVALRLLQGLALGGEYGGAATYVAEHAPPGKRGLYTAWIQTTATLGLFLSLLVILACRVALGTAAFEAWGWRIPFLVSLALLGVSVWIRVRLNESPLFAAMKAEGKTSKAPIAESFGNWANLRIVLIALFGLVVGQAVVWYTGQFYALFFLTQLLKVDAQTANLLVAAALLLGTPFFLVMGALSDRIGRKPVILAGCALAALTYFPLFRALTHYANPALEHAQAAAPVTVVADPAECTFQFNPVGTSRFTSSCDVAKAALVKAGVPYANVAAPAGTTAQVRVGTTAIPAYDASASDAAAQGPTFERTLGGALASAGYPAAADPARINHAMVVAVLFVLVLFVTMVYGPIAAMLVELFPTRIRYTSMSLPYHIGNGWFGGFLPTTAFAIVAATGDIYAGLWYPIVIAALTVVVGALLVRETKDVDI; encoded by the coding sequence GTGCGCGGCGTCATCTTCGCGTCGTCGCTCGGCACCGTCTTCGAGTGGTACGACTTCTACCTGTACGGATCGCTGGCGGCGATCATCTCGAAGCAGTTCTTCTCGGGCGTGAACCCCACGGCGGCGTTCATCTTCGCGCTGATGGCGTTCGCCGCGGGCTTCGCCGTGCGCCCCTTCGGCGCGCTCGTGTTCGGGCGGCTGGGCGACCTGGTGGGGCGGAAGTACACGTTCCTGGTCACGATCCTCATCATGGGCCTCTCGACGTTCGTCGTCGGCGTGCTGCCCTCGTACGCGAGCATCGGCATCCTGGCGCCGGTGATCCTCGTCGCCCTGCGCCTGCTGCAGGGGCTCGCGCTCGGCGGCGAGTACGGCGGCGCCGCGACGTACGTGGCGGAGCACGCGCCGCCGGGGAAGCGCGGGCTCTACACCGCGTGGATCCAGACGACGGCGACGCTCGGCCTCTTCCTCTCGCTGCTCGTGATCCTGGCCTGCCGCGTGGCGCTCGGCACCGCGGCGTTCGAGGCGTGGGGGTGGCGCATCCCGTTCCTCGTGTCGCTGGCGCTGCTCGGCGTCTCGGTGTGGATCCGCGTGCGGTTGAACGAGTCGCCGCTGTTCGCCGCGATGAAGGCGGAGGGGAAGACGTCGAAGGCGCCGATCGCCGAGTCGTTCGGCAACTGGGCCAACCTGCGCATCGTGCTGATCGCGCTGTTCGGTCTCGTGGTGGGGCAGGCGGTGGTGTGGTACACGGGGCAGTTCTACGCGCTCTTCTTCCTCACGCAGCTGCTGAAGGTGGACGCGCAGACGGCCAACCTCCTGGTCGCCGCGGCGCTGCTCCTGGGCACGCCGTTCTTCCTCGTGATGGGCGCGCTGTCGGACCGCATCGGGCGCAAGCCGGTGATCCTCGCCGGCTGCGCGCTCGCGGCGCTGACGTACTTCCCGCTCTTCCGCGCGCTCACGCACTACGCGAACCCCGCGCTGGAGCACGCGCAGGCGGCGGCGCCGGTGACCGTCGTCGCCGATCCCGCCGAGTGCACCTTCCAGTTCAATCCCGTCGGGACGAGCAGGTTCACGTCGAGCTGCGACGTGGCGAAGGCCGCGCTGGTGAAGGCCGGCGTCCCGTACGCGAACGTCGCCGCGCCGGCGGGCACCACGGCGCAGGTGCGCGTGGGCACGACGGCGATCCCCGCCTACGACGCGAGCGCGAGCGACGCGGCGGCGCAGGGGCCGACGTTCGAGCGCACGCTCGGCGGCGCGCTCGCGAGCGCCGGCTATCCCGCCGCGGCCGACCCCGCGCGCATCAACCACGCGATGGTGGTCGCGGTGCTGTTCGTCCTCGTGCTGTTCGTGACGATGGTCTACGGCCCGATCGCGGCGATGCTGGTGGAGCTCTTCCCCACGCGCATCCGCTACACGTCGATGTCGCTGCCATACCACATCGGCAACGGCTGGTTCGGCGGCTTCCTGCCCACGACGGCGTTCGCGATCGTCGCGGCCACGGGCGACATCTACGCGGGGCTCTGGTACCCGATCGTCATCGCCGCGCTCACGGTGGTCGTGGGCGCGCTGCTGGTGCGCGAGACGAAGGACGTCGACATCTGA
- a CDS encoding amidohydrolase, producing MSLRRLVALCSALVPALLGAQASPPPDLVLTGGRIFTADSTRPWAEAVAIRGERIVAVGTTAEVRRMAGRATREIALGGRVVIPGINDTHTHLGVAFDASFSTADTSLAGPALPEVLDSVRAVAARTPPGTWIRGAIGTRMLGDSTARRAALDAAAPRHPVLLRAPWGHGMLVNSAALRAAGIADRAADPLGGTYERDASGRLTGSLGEYAGWAVFRRANASLPDADVVRALRREAEQRLGWGVTSVQDMADAFAPAQTLRVLRAARLPQRVRVVRWPMAGAGGRHVAEWRAVNATPAPRVRVSGVKYVLDGTPIEQGALNRTPYPGRPGWYGRLNFPLDTVRAILRDALRGGDQTMLHVVGDSSLALVLSEMERMAPDSEWRRRRLRLEHASRLGGDFVPRAARLGIVVAQPRTSASLRSWRAAGIVTGYGSDGLPNPFVDMLVAVTAPARPGEAVSREEAVTILTRGSAYAEGMEREKGTLAPGMLADLAVLSQDVFTVPPAALPATTSVLTVVGGRIVHDALARAATGAPVP from the coding sequence ATGTCGCTGCGCCGCCTCGTCGCGCTCTGCTCGGCCCTCGTCCCCGCCCTCCTGGGCGCCCAGGCGTCGCCGCCGCCCGACCTCGTCCTGACCGGGGGCCGGATCTTCACGGCCGACTCCACGCGGCCGTGGGCGGAGGCGGTCGCCATCCGCGGCGAGCGGATCGTCGCCGTCGGGACGACGGCGGAGGTGCGCCGGATGGCCGGCCGCGCCACGCGCGAGATCGCGCTCGGCGGGCGCGTGGTCATCCCCGGCATCAACGACACGCACACGCACCTCGGCGTCGCCTTCGACGCGTCGTTCTCGACCGCCGACACGTCGCTCGCCGGTCCCGCCCTGCCGGAGGTGCTCGACTCGGTGCGCGCGGTGGCCGCGCGCACGCCCCCCGGCACGTGGATCCGCGGCGCCATCGGCACGCGCATGCTGGGCGACTCCACCGCCCGACGCGCGGCGCTGGATGCGGCGGCGCCGCGGCATCCGGTGCTCCTGCGCGCGCCTTGGGGGCACGGGATGCTCGTGAACTCCGCCGCCCTGCGCGCCGCGGGCATCGCCGACCGCGCCGCGGATCCGCTGGGCGGCACGTACGAGCGCGACGCCTCGGGGCGGCTCACGGGCTCCCTGGGCGAGTACGCGGGGTGGGCGGTGTTCCGGCGCGCGAACGCGTCGCTCCCGGACGCCGACGTCGTGCGCGCGCTGCGCCGCGAGGCCGAGCAGCGCCTGGGCTGGGGCGTGACGAGCGTGCAGGACATGGCGGATGCGTTCGCGCCGGCGCAGACGCTGCGCGTCCTGCGCGCCGCGCGGCTGCCGCAGCGCGTGCGGGTCGTGCGCTGGCCGATGGCCGGTGCGGGCGGGCGCCACGTCGCGGAATGGCGCGCGGTGAACGCGACGCCCGCGCCGCGCGTCCGCGTCTCCGGGGTGAAGTACGTGCTCGACGGCACGCCGATCGAGCAGGGCGCGCTCAATCGCACGCCGTACCCGGGCCGACCGGGATGGTACGGGCGCCTCAACTTCCCGCTCGACACGGTGCGCGCCATCCTGCGCGACGCGCTGCGCGGCGGCGACCAGACGATGCTGCACGTCGTCGGCGACAGCAGCCTCGCGCTCGTGCTGTCGGAGATGGAGCGGATGGCGCCCGACTCCGAGTGGCGCCGCCGGCGGCTGCGCCTCGAGCACGCGAGCCGGCTCGGCGGCGACTTCGTCCCGCGCGCCGCGCGGTTGGGGATCGTCGTCGCGCAGCCGCGCACGAGCGCCTCGCTGCGCAGCTGGCGCGCCGCCGGGATCGTGACCGGCTACGGCTCCGACGGGCTGCCCAACCCGTTCGTCGACATGCTCGTCGCCGTCACGGCGCCGGCACGCCCGGGCGAGGCCGTCTCGCGCGAGGAGGCGGTGACGATCCTGACGCGCGGCTCCGCGTACGCGGAGGGGATGGAGCGCGAGAAGGGGACCCTCGCGCCCGGGATGCTCGCCGACCTCGCCGTGCTGTCGCAGGACGTGTTCACCGTGCCGCCGGCGGCGCTCCCCGCGACCACGAGCGTGCTCACCGTCGTCGGCGGGCGGATCGTGCACGATGCGCTCGCGCGAGCGGCGACGGGCGCGCCGGTGCCGTAG
- the ccmA gene encoding heme ABC exporter ATP-binding protein CcmA, with translation MRRAFGPRRAVDGVTLAIAGGDCLALFGPNGAGKTTLLRMLAGLLSPSAGEARVGGQPIARDPEVRARVGLISHHAMLYAALTAQENVAFAARLYGLPDPEGAAREALARMRVLDRADTPVRRLSRGLQQRVSIARAMVHEPRVVLLDEPFTGLDEAGARALTDALTTLKAHGAALVLVTHNLTEGLALGTHVAVMQAGRLVLERPRAAVDDAAFAAEYRALVTAG, from the coding sequence CTGCGTCGTGCCTTCGGCCCGCGCCGCGCGGTGGACGGCGTCACCCTGGCGATCGCGGGCGGCGACTGCCTGGCGCTCTTCGGCCCCAATGGGGCGGGGAAGACGACGCTGCTGCGGATGCTCGCCGGGCTGCTCTCGCCGAGCGCGGGCGAGGCGCGCGTGGGCGGCCAGCCGATCGCGCGCGATCCCGAGGTGCGCGCGCGCGTGGGGCTCATCAGCCACCACGCGATGCTCTACGCCGCGTTGACCGCGCAGGAGAACGTGGCGTTCGCGGCGCGGCTGTACGGCCTGCCCGACCCCGAGGGCGCGGCGCGCGAGGCGCTGGCGCGCATGCGCGTCCTCGACCGCGCGGACACGCCGGTGCGGCGCCTGAGCCGCGGGCTGCAGCAGCGCGTCTCGATCGCGCGCGCGATGGTGCACGAGCCGCGCGTGGTGCTGCTGGACGAGCCGTTCACGGGGCTCGACGAGGCGGGCGCGCGGGCGCTGACGGACGCGCTGACGACGCTCAAGGCGCACGGCGCCGCGCTGGTGCTGGTGACGCACAACCTCACCGAGGGCCTCGCGCTCGGCACGCACGTCGCCGTGATGCAGGCCGGCCGGCTGGTGCTGGAGCGCCCGCGCGCCGCAGTGGACGACGCCGCGTTCGCGGCCGAGTACCGCGCGCTGGTGACGGCGGGATGA
- a CDS encoding heme exporter protein CcmB, with the protein MSATSFSPPGVLATAWLVARKDLVIEFRTRSAFLAALVFALLAVVIFRFSWDPTAVAAIDLAPGVLWVIFVFSGLLGLHRSFGVEQADRAMDGLLAAPVSREALFLGKALANLLFVAGVQGIAIPAVALFYDLPVGGGVLAGILTVAAMAAVGLVAVGTLFSAMTVNTRLAELLLPMLALPFFVPVVTPAAMATARLLAGRPVAEMAGLLKMLGAFDMIFVVACTLAFPYTLED; encoded by the coding sequence ATGAGCGCGACGTCGTTTTCGCCGCCCGGCGTCCTGGCCACCGCGTGGCTCGTCGCCCGCAAGGATCTCGTCATCGAGTTCCGCACGCGCAGCGCGTTCCTCGCGGCACTGGTGTTCGCGCTGCTCGCGGTCGTGATCTTCCGCTTCTCGTGGGACCCGACGGCGGTCGCGGCGATCGACCTCGCGCCCGGCGTGCTCTGGGTGATCTTCGTGTTCAGCGGGCTGCTCGGCCTGCATCGCTCGTTCGGCGTGGAGCAGGCGGACCGCGCGATGGACGGGCTGCTCGCCGCGCCGGTGAGCCGCGAGGCGCTCTTCCTGGGCAAGGCGCTCGCGAACCTGCTGTTCGTCGCGGGCGTGCAGGGGATCGCGATCCCCGCGGTCGCGCTCTTCTACGACCTGCCGGTGGGCGGCGGCGTGCTCGCGGGCATCCTCACGGTCGCGGCGATGGCCGCGGTGGGGCTGGTCGCGGTGGGCACGCTGTTCAGCGCGATGACCGTGAACACGCGCCTGGCCGAGCTGCTGCTGCCGATGCTCGCGCTGCCGTTCTTCGTGCCGGTGGTGACGCCGGCGGCGATGGCGACGGCGCGCCTGCTGGCCGGCCGTCCCGTGGCCGAGATGGCCGGGCTGTTGAAAATGCTGGGGGCGTTCGACATGATCTTCGTCGTGGCCTGCACCCTGGCCTTCCCGTACACGCTCGAGGACTGA
- the ccsA gene encoding cytochrome c biogenesis protein CcsA encodes MTNPSLAAPHAADPHRPGAPASRGVPSDALTLPKGGPDLLLVGALLAVLAVLVRAIWFTPVEAMQGPAQKIFYVHVPAAVVGLYLGLPVVALCSAVYLWLRDERVDRVAEAAAEVSLVFLSVVLLTGPLWGKPVWGTWWTWDARLTLTLFLWFVVLGYLVMRGALEDRQQRARFSAVLGLLAVLLVPFIHLSVVLFRTMHPRAIVLKPSAPSLPPEMLTTLLLGFGATTLLFVALLRARVRYGVERELLALRGEEG; translated from the coding sequence ATGACGAATCCCTCCCTCGCGGCGCCCCACGCCGCCGATCCCCATCGCCCCGGCGCGCCCGCGTCGCGCGGCGTACCATCCGATGCGCTGACGCTGCCGAAGGGCGGTCCCGACCTGCTGCTGGTCGGCGCGCTGCTGGCCGTGCTCGCGGTGCTGGTGCGCGCGATCTGGTTCACGCCGGTCGAGGCGATGCAGGGGCCGGCGCAGAAGATCTTCTACGTGCACGTGCCGGCCGCGGTGGTGGGCCTCTATCTCGGGCTGCCGGTGGTCGCGCTGTGCAGCGCGGTCTACCTCTGGCTGCGCGACGAGCGCGTGGACCGCGTGGCCGAGGCGGCGGCGGAGGTGAGCCTGGTCTTCCTGAGCGTCGTGCTGCTCACCGGGCCGCTGTGGGGCAAGCCGGTGTGGGGCACCTGGTGGACGTGGGACGCGCGCCTCACGCTGACGCTCTTCCTCTGGTTCGTGGTGCTCGGCTACCTCGTGATGCGCGGCGCGCTGGAAGACCGGCAGCAGCGCGCGCGCTTCTCCGCGGTGCTCGGCCTGCTGGCGGTGCTGCTGGTGCCGTTCATCCACCTGAGCGTGGTGCTGTTCCGCACCATGCATCCGCGCGCGATCGTGCTGAAGCCGAGCGCGCCCTCGCTGCCGCCCGAGATGCTGACGACGCTGCTGCTGGGCTTCGGCGCGACTACGCTGCTGTTCGTCGCACTGCTGCGCGCGCGCGTGCGCTACGGCGTGGAGCGCGAGCTGCTGGCGCTGCGCGGGGAGGAGGGCTGA
- a CDS encoding HD domain-containing protein, protein MLTSRLAQDPALAPLVPRLAFALEIDRLKGVERRTWLADGSRRENSAEHSWHIATLALVLADLAPPGTDVDRVVRMLLVHDLVEIDAGDTFAFDAVGLTDRDARERLAADRLYALIPGGERLRALWEEFDAGETPDARYANALDRLAPLLLNLATEGGTWREHGVQRSAVRRRMAPIASGLAAIWPAVQAAIDDAVDAGWVGPD, encoded by the coding sequence ATGCTCACCTCCCGCCTCGCACAGGATCCCGCGCTGGCGCCGCTGGTGCCGCGCCTCGCCTTCGCGCTCGAGATCGACCGGCTGAAGGGCGTCGAGCGGCGCACCTGGCTCGCCGACGGCTCGCGCCGCGAGAACTCGGCCGAGCACTCGTGGCACATCGCGACGCTGGCGCTCGTGCTGGCGGACCTCGCGCCGCCGGGGACCGACGTCGATCGCGTGGTGCGGATGCTCCTCGTCCACGACCTGGTCGAGATCGACGCCGGCGACACCTTCGCGTTCGACGCCGTCGGGCTCACCGACCGCGACGCCCGCGAGCGGCTGGCGGCCGACCGGCTCTACGCGCTGATCCCCGGTGGCGAGCGGCTGCGCGCGCTCTGGGAGGAGTTCGACGCGGGCGAGACGCCCGACGCGCGCTACGCCAACGCGCTCGACCGCCTGGCGCCGCTGCTGCTGAACCTGGCGACGGAGGGCGGCACCTGGCGCGAGCACGGCGTGCAGCGCTCCGCCGTGCGACGCCGCATGGCGCCGATCGCGAGCGGGCTCGCGGCCATCTGGCCCGCGGTGCAGGCCGCCATCGACGACGCGGTGGACGCGGGCTGGGTCGGGCCCGACTGA
- a CDS encoding inorganic diphosphatase, whose translation MLNPWHDLPPGIHPPDQVTAIIEIPAKSRNKYELCKDSGLLRLDRVLYSAVHYPGDYGFIPRTLHEDGDPMDILVRIQEPTFPGCHIDARPVGVLRMLDKGEPDDKILAVPMHDPHHQEYFDIADLPGHYLKEVEHFFHIYKDLEGKRVEILGWEKSDSAMRLIEESIARYEAKYGVRGPAPDAAAPVLAR comes from the coding sequence ATGCTGAACCCATGGCACGACCTGCCGCCCGGCATCCATCCGCCCGACCAGGTCACGGCGATCATCGAGATCCCGGCGAAGAGCCGCAACAAGTACGAGCTGTGCAAGGACTCGGGGCTGCTCCGCCTCGACCGCGTGCTCTACTCGGCGGTGCACTATCCCGGCGACTACGGCTTCATCCCGCGCACGCTGCACGAGGACGGGGACCCGATGGACATCCTGGTGCGCATCCAGGAGCCCACGTTCCCCGGCTGCCACATCGACGCGCGCCCTGTCGGCGTGCTGCGCATGCTCGACAAGGGCGAGCCGGACGACAAGATCCTGGCGGTGCCGATGCACGACCCGCATCACCAGGAGTACTTCGACATCGCCGACCTCCCGGGGCACTACCTGAAGGAGGTCGAGCACTTCTTCCACATCTACAAGGACCTCGAAGGGAAGCGCGTCGAGATCCTCGGCTGGGAGAAGAGCGACTCGGCGATGCGCCTGATCGAGGAGTCGATCGCGCGCTACGAGGCCAAGTACGGCGTGCGCGGACCCGCGCCCGACGCGGCCGCGCCCGTGCTCGCGCGCTGA
- a CDS encoding MIP/aquaporin family protein: MRDALRHFFAEFIGIFALVYVGGGAMMMAQQGAGNLLTVALAHGIVYAVLVTATLRISGHFNPAVTIGFLVTRRIQPMMAALYVVAQLVGAMAAAYLLKATFPDDIFAAARGTTSSIALAIDGGQAFLIEAIATFLLVFAVFGTAVDPQAPKLGGLAIGLIVIADMLAFAPLTGASLNPARTFGPAVASAIYEGQVVYWTGPIVGGVIAAVLYDQLFLPRAPEAPGSGAVQPQPGRGARRDHAV; this comes from the coding sequence ATGCGCGATGCGCTGCGGCACTTCTTCGCGGAGTTCATCGGGATCTTCGCCCTCGTGTACGTCGGCGGGGGCGCGATGATGATGGCCCAGCAGGGCGCGGGCAACCTGCTCACCGTCGCGCTGGCCCACGGCATCGTCTACGCGGTGCTGGTGACGGCGACGCTGCGGATCTCGGGGCACTTCAATCCCGCGGTCACGATCGGCTTCCTCGTCACGCGGCGCATCCAGCCGATGATGGCCGCGCTCTACGTGGTCGCGCAGCTCGTCGGCGCGATGGCGGCGGCGTACCTGCTCAAGGCGACCTTCCCCGACGACATCTTCGCCGCGGCGCGCGGGACGACGTCGTCCATCGCGCTCGCCATCGACGGCGGGCAGGCGTTCCTGATCGAGGCGATCGCGACCTTCCTCCTCGTCTTCGCCGTCTTCGGCACCGCGGTCGACCCCCAGGCGCCCAAGCTCGGCGGGCTGGCGATCGGGCTGATCGTGATCGCCGACATGCTGGCGTTCGCGCCGCTCACCGGCGCCTCGCTCAACCCGGCGCGCACCTTCGGACCGGCCGTCGCGAGCGCGATCTACGAGGGGCAGGTCGTCTACTGGACGGGCCCGATCGTCGGCGGCGTGATCGCGGCGGTGCTCTACGACCAGCTCTTCCTCCCGCGGGCCCCCGAGGCGCCGGGGAGTGGCGCGGTCCAGCCGCAGCCGGGCCGGGGGGCGCGCCGCGACCACGCGGTCTGA